A portion of the Trichomycterus rosablanca isolate fTriRos1 chromosome 17, fTriRos1.hap1, whole genome shotgun sequence genome contains these proteins:
- the LOC134331636 gene encoding trace amine-associated receptor 13c-like: MANISLTWGAEFAIPTSNHTAAGSPEVGRSVEPFCSLCCCGLLNRTLTVVFMVSLAFAIVVGNVVTLSVFMQTRQSRTPQGYLKVSLAIADMMVGIVVVPFSVYTEISIMVTSTPPVWYHGGPTILTDDLSSPWQPCMLIGPVFAGSTFVSISTIFLMTLERSVAILWPLHKDTLVTRRRTLLLIFASWTGSFVLAVAPLVLSKKLTLAYNECSRMCNYVLIIVGLQVPDDFNILLLFPAFDFILLVGTLAVNILSFTSICQNTRRRKLLSEGGERLEANAGSCTHRPSFSDIKAAKTIGILTFAFTACFSPIAVFVLGNVVGYTWCNFSFFAFWILAGNSCCNVIIYSMRDHRFRKGVSLLFHKDHSPPHSEKS; encoded by the exons ATGGCTAACATCAGTTTGACCTGGGGGGCAGAATTCGCAATTCCAACCTCTAATCACACAGCGGCTGGATCTCCAGAAGTTGGTCGCTCTGTTGAGCCTTTCTGTTCCCTGTGCTGTTGTGGACTACTGAACCGTACCCTGACTGTAGTGTTCATGGTCAGCCTGGCCTTTGCCATCGTTGTGGGCAACGTGGTCACACTGTCAGTTTTCATGCAGACCCGACAATCCCGAACACCACAGGGCTACCTCAAAG TATCTCTGGCCATAGCAGATATGATGGTTGGAATTGTGGTGGTGCCATTTTCTGTTTACACCGAGATATCCATCATGGTGACCAGCACTCCTCCTGTATGGTACCACGGTGGACCGACTATCTTAACAGATGACCTTTCTAGCCCTTGGCAGCCCTGCATGCTGATTGGTCCAGTGTTTGCGGGGAGTACTTTTGTCTCTATCAGCACCATCTTTCTTATGACGCTGGAGCGTAGTGTAGCTATTTTATGGCCGTTACACAAGGACACACTGGTGACCCGGAGACGGACACTGCTCCTGATCTTTGCCTCGTGGACTGGCAGCTTTGTGCTGGCTGTGGCACCCCTCGTCCTAAGCAAAAAGCTTACTTTGGCGTACAATGAGTGTAGCCGAATGTGTAACTATGTCCTAATTATTGTTGGCCTTCAGGTTCCTGATGACTTCAACATTTTGCTGCTATTTCCAGCCTTTGACTTCATACTGTTGGTTGGTACTTTGGCTGTAAACATTCTATCTTTTACCAGCATCTGCCAAAACACCCGTAGGCGAAAGCTCCTCTCAGAGGGCGGTGAAAGACTTGAAGCTAATGCAGGCAGCTGCACCCACAGACCCTCATTTTCAGACATTAAGGCAGCAAAGACCATCGGCATCCTTACCTTTGCATTTACCGCCTGCTTCTCACCTATTGCTGTCTTTGTGCTGGGTAATGTGGTAGGCTACACCTGGTGCAACTTCTCCTTCTTCGCCTTTTGGATCCTAGCAGGTAATAGCTGCTGTAATGTAATCATCTACAGCATGAGGGACCATCGCTTTAGGAAAGGGGTCAGTCTTCTTTTCCACAAGGATCATTCACCACCACACTCTGAAAAGAGCTAG